The genomic segment CGTTTCTACCCTTGTCATGTTCGTGATGATGTACTTGAACACGTACGCCCTCTCCCATCTATTTTTCAGCGAGACAAGAACCTATATGGCGCTGTATATGGGGTCGGCCATGGCGGTCATTATGCTGTTGTTCATGCTTGGAATGTACCGCAATAAAAAGCGCAACACAGGGATCTTTATTGGTGCCGTCGCGCTGTTTTTACTGTGCCTCTATCTTGTTCGCTCACAAGTCACCGTGTCTGACTCCGCTTATATGAAGGCTATGATCCCTCACCACTCAATTGCCATTTTGACCAGTGAAAGAGCCAATATCCAAGACGCACGCGTTAGTGAATTAGCCGATAACATCATTCAAGCCCAGCGTGATGAAATTAAGCAAATGCAATGGTTGCTCAAAGACATAGAGCAAAACGGCAAAGCCCTGACAAAAGCCGATGCCCAGCAGCGACCGGTACCTAAATTTAATACCACCTTAACCCCAGGAGGTCAAAATGAGTAAAACTGCCAGCCTTTATCGAATGGTAACCGATGAACACATTTGCCCTTACGGATTACGCTCAAAAGATTTGTTGGAAAGAAAGGGCTTTAGTGTTGATGATCACAAGCTAACGTCGCGTGAAGAAACCGATCGTTTTAAGGCAAAATACGATGTGAAAACAACACCACAGACCTTTATTGACGATGAGCGCGTGGGCGGGTACGACGATTTACGCAGTTATTTTGGTAAAGAACCCGCAGGACAAACAGGCACCACTTATGCGCCCGTAATTAGTATATTTGCACTAGCCCTACTGCTCACTGCAGGCATGCAATACTTCGTGACTGGCGAATACTTTTCGGTTCGCTCACTCATGTTGTTCATCGCATTTTCTATGGTCATGCTCGCGGTACAAAAGCTGCAAGATTTATATAGCTTTAGTAATTCATTCATCACTTATGACCTACTGGCGATGAAGTGGCTGCGCTATGCCTATATCTATCCATTTATTGAAGCTTTTGCGGGTGTGGCGATGGTCGCTGGGCTGCCCGCGTTGGCGGTTGCTCCCTTCTCGATATTTATCGGCAGTGTCGGGGC from the Paraglaciecola mesophila genome contains:
- a CDS encoding DUF305 domain-containing protein, producing the protein MTYLKFLAMIVVSTLVMFVMMYLNTYALSHLFFSETRTYMALYMGSAMAVIMLLFMLGMYRNKKRNTGIFIGAVALFLLCLYLVRSQVTVSDSAYMKAMIPHHSIAILTSERANIQDARVSELADNIIQAQRDEIKQMQWLLKDIEQNGKALTKADAQQRPVPKFNTTLTPGGQNE
- a CDS encoding MauE/DoxX family redox-associated membrane protein, translated to MSKTASLYRMVTDEHICPYGLRSKDLLERKGFSVDDHKLTSREETDRFKAKYDVKTTPQTFIDDERVGGYDDLRSYFGKEPAGQTGTTYAPVISIFALALLLTAGMQYFVTGEYFSVRSLMLFIAFSMVMLAVQKLQDLYSFSNSFITYDLLAMKWLRYAYIYPFIEAFAGVAMVAGLPALAVAPFSIFIGSVGATSVIKAVYIDKRELKCACVGGDSNVPLGFVSLSENLFMIAGGVIMFMY